Genomic window (Bacillus pumilus):
GAAGGGTTGACAGGTTTTGAGATACTCTATATAATCTCTCCGAGGAGAAGGAGGCGTTTTTCATCGTACAAAAAATGAAAAATCTGTTTTCTGTTAAGCTAGGAAAAGGCAAGGTTTTATTACTAGTGGTTTGCTTGCTTTTAGCTGGAACTGGGACGGCTTACGGTGCGCATGAGCTCACTAAGCAGTCTATTACCATTTCAATCAATGGTAAAGAGAAGACAATTCGTACACATGAAGAGACAGTAGCACAGCTACTTTCAAACCTTGGAATCAAGACCAGGGCGGAGGATCATATCTCTCCAAGTCTAAATACAAAGATTAAAGACAACATGAACATTGTGTATGATGCGGCTATACCGGTTCATCTGACCCTAGATGGGAAAGAGAAAACGATATGGACAACAGATCAGACGGTTGGAGCATTATTGAAGAATGAGAAGATAGATATTGGGAAGCACGATCAAGTAACTCCAGGAAAGAATGACAAGATTAAAAAGGATATGAATCTTGTGGTTCAGCAGGCCTTCCAGGTCAGTTTAAATGATGGAGGAAAAGATAAAAAAGTGTGGACCACTTCGACTACGGTCGCTGACTTTTTAAAGCAACAAGAGCTGAAGCTCAAGAAGCACGATAAGATCAAGCCTGCGTTACATAGTCAACTGTCTAAAAAAGGCGCAGATATTCAGATCACTCGGGTGGAAAAGGTCACCGATGTAGTGGAAGAGAAAATTGCTTTTGATACCAAACATAAAAAGGATCGTTCTCTTGAAAAAGGAAAAGAGAAGGTGCTTAAAAAAGGTGAAGAAGGTAAATTGAAGAAGCACTATGCCATTGTGAAAGAAAACGGCAAAGTGGTGTCTAAAGAATTGATTAAAGAAGTGACTGAAAAAGATAGCAAGGATCGTTTAGTGGCCATTGGTACACAAGTGTCCAAAAAAGAGCCGAAAGCGACACCTGCCGTTTCAAGAAGCAATGAATCGTCAGGAAAAGAATTTTATGTGGCGTCGACAGCCTATACAGCGAGCTGTGCTGGATGTACGGGCAGAACGTCTACAGGCTTTAATTTAAAAGCAAATCCGGGTGCAAAGGTCATAGCAGTTGATCCGAGTGTCATTCCGCTAGGCTCTAAAGTGTATGTGGAG
Coding sequences:
- a CDS encoding G5 and 3D domain-containing protein, yielding MKNLFSVKLGKGKVLLLVVCLLLAGTGTAYGAHELTKQSITISINGKEKTIRTHEETVAQLLSNLGIKTRAEDHISPSLNTKIKDNMNIVYDAAIPVHLTLDGKEKTIWTTDQTVGALLKNEKIDIGKHDQVTPGKNDKIKKDMNLVVQQAFQVSLNDGGKDKKVWTTSTTVADFLKQQELKLKKHDKIKPALHSQLSKKGADIQITRVEKVTDVVEEKIAFDTKHKKDRSLEKGKEKVLKKGEEGKLKKHYAIVKENGKVVSKELIKEVTEKDSKDRLVAIGTQVSKKEPKATPAVSRSNESSGKEFYVASTAYTASCAGCTGRTSTGFNLKANPGAKVIAVDPSVIPLGSKVYVEGYGYAVASDTGSAIKGNKIDVFVPSKSAAYQWGNKRVKIRVLK